The proteins below come from a single Carnobacterium divergens DSM 20623 genomic window:
- a CDS encoding SprT family protein gives MNQKELQLLVESISIKDFQRPFNHQATFNSRLKTTGGRYHLNTHHLDFNLKVLETFGMEEFIGVVKHELCHYHLHLSGGGYQHKDADFKRLLKQVGGSRYVQSLKPKDQKQAYWVYQCQQCKNSLYRKRRFNTARYVCGQCKGKLVLKSERVEM, from the coding sequence ATGAATCAAAAAGAATTGCAACTACTTGTTGAAAGTATTTCAATCAAAGACTTTCAGCGACCTTTTAATCATCAAGCAACCTTTAATTCACGTTTAAAAACAACGGGTGGACGGTACCATTTAAACACCCATCATTTAGATTTTAACTTAAAAGTATTGGAAACTTTTGGTATGGAGGAATTTATTGGGGTTGTAAAGCATGAACTGTGTCACTATCATTTGCATTTAAGTGGTGGCGGTTATCAGCATAAAGATGCTGATTTTAAAAGATTGCTAAAGCAAGTTGGCGGCAGCCGTTATGTTCAGTCCTTAAAACCAAAGGATCAAAAGCAAGCTTACTGGGTGTATCAGTGCCAACAGTGCAAAAATTCGCTTTATCGAAAAAGACGCTTTAATACCGCACGTTATGTGTGTGGTCAATGTAAGGGGAAATTAGTTTTAAAAAGC
- a CDS encoding Tex family protein translates to MAENNDATILTLLKKELKIYSDKQMKTVLDLLEEGNTVPFIARYRKEMTGSLDEVQIREIEDRYHYLQNLEKRKGEVLRIIEEQGKLTPELRKSIETAAKMQLVEDLYRPYKQKRRTKATIAKEKGLEPLAEWLMTFPTGVDIKAEAARYVNSEKEVASPEEALAGVHEILAEKISDEPKYRTWIRGFTNKNGFIKTTVKNKEKDEKEVYEMYYDFQEPISKLVSHRILAFNRGEKEDILKVNLVVDEERITKYLSREIIENEDSAAVPYVTAAFEDSYKRFIGPSIEREIRGELTERADEQAIHIFGENLRNLLLQAPLKGKMVLGLDPAYRTGCKLAVIDPTGKVIAIDVIYPHKPAGEKPRKEAAVKFKEMIKKYGIEMIAIGNGTASRESEQFVVDNLKEIDDDVYYVIVNEAGASVYSASDLARSEFPDLQVEQRSAVSIARRLQDPLAELVKIDPKAVGVGQYQHDVSQKRLEERLEFVVETAVNQVGVNVNTASAPLLQHVAGLNKTTATNVVAYRDENGRFDSRAALKKVPRLGPKAYEQAVGFMRIVDGKNILDNTGIHPETYKEAKEILALADLTLADVGSLKAKEALAQLSLNQLSEQTKLGKETLKDMIDALSRPGRDLRDELPAPLLRKDVLTMEDLKAGMELEGTVRNVVDFGAFVDIGVKQDGMVHISKLSNKFIKHPTDAVAVGDVVTVWVDSIDLKKGRIALTMLPPEKK, encoded by the coding sequence ATGGCTGAAAATAATGATGCAACAATTTTAACCTTACTAAAAAAAGAATTAAAAATTTATAGCGATAAACAAATGAAAACTGTTTTAGATTTACTAGAGGAAGGAAATACCGTTCCTTTTATTGCCCGTTACCGTAAAGAGATGACCGGGAGCCTAGATGAAGTCCAAATTCGTGAAATTGAAGATCGTTACCATTATTTACAAAACTTAGAAAAAAGAAAAGGCGAAGTTTTGCGGATAATAGAAGAACAAGGGAAATTAACTCCTGAGTTAAGAAAATCAATCGAAACAGCAGCTAAGATGCAATTAGTAGAAGATTTGTATCGTCCATACAAACAAAAGCGCCGCACGAAGGCAACCATTGCTAAAGAAAAAGGACTAGAACCACTTGCTGAATGGTTAATGACATTCCCTACAGGTGTTGACATTAAAGCAGAAGCTGCTCGTTATGTAAATTCAGAAAAAGAAGTTGCATCTCCAGAAGAAGCATTAGCAGGTGTCCATGAGATTTTAGCTGAAAAAATTAGTGATGAACCAAAATACCGCACATGGATTCGTGGCTTTACAAATAAAAATGGTTTCATTAAAACAACAGTTAAAAACAAAGAAAAAGATGAAAAAGAAGTCTATGAAATGTATTATGACTTCCAAGAGCCAATTTCAAAATTGGTATCACATCGCATTTTAGCCTTTAATCGTGGTGAAAAAGAAGACATTCTAAAAGTGAATTTAGTTGTAGATGAAGAGCGTATTACTAAATACCTAAGCCGTGAAATTATTGAAAACGAAGATTCAGCAGCAGTTCCATACGTAACAGCAGCTTTTGAAGATAGCTACAAACGTTTTATTGGCCCATCAATTGAGCGAGAAATTCGTGGTGAGTTAACAGAACGTGCAGACGAACAAGCCATTCATATTTTTGGTGAGAACCTGCGTAATTTGCTACTACAAGCACCTTTAAAAGGCAAAATGGTCTTAGGACTTGACCCCGCTTATCGGACAGGCTGTAAGTTAGCTGTGATTGATCCAACAGGAAAAGTCATTGCTATTGATGTGATTTATCCTCATAAGCCAGCTGGTGAAAAACCAAGAAAAGAAGCGGCTGTTAAGTTTAAAGAAATGATTAAAAAATATGGCATTGAAATGATCGCAATAGGGAATGGAACGGCTAGTCGTGAGTCTGAACAATTTGTTGTGGATAATTTAAAAGAAATCGACGACGACGTTTATTATGTTATTGTAAATGAAGCAGGGGCTTCTGTTTATTCAGCAAGTGATTTGGCACGTAGCGAATTTCCTGATCTACAGGTGGAACAAAGAAGTGCAGTTAGTATTGCTCGTCGTCTACAAGATCCACTAGCAGAATTAGTGAAAATCGATCCTAAAGCCGTTGGTGTGGGACAATATCAACATGATGTTTCGCAAAAACGTTTAGAAGAGCGTCTTGAATTTGTTGTTGAAACAGCCGTTAACCAAGTAGGTGTTAACGTAAATACAGCAAGCGCGCCACTGCTACAACATGTAGCCGGTTTAAATAAAACAACTGCGACTAATGTCGTTGCGTACCGTGATGAAAATGGCCGCTTTGATAGTCGTGCTGCTCTTAAAAAAGTTCCTCGTTTAGGACCAAAAGCATACGAACAAGCCGTTGGGTTTATGCGGATTGTGGATGGGAAGAATATCTTAGACAACACAGGGATTCACCCTGAAACGTATAAAGAAGCAAAAGAAATTTTAGCGTTAGCAGATTTGACGTTAGCAGATGTTGGTAGTCTGAAAGCTAAAGAAGCATTGGCTCAATTGTCGTTGAATCAGCTTAGCGAACAAACTAAATTAGGAAAAGAAACTTTAAAAGATATGATCGATGCTTTATCTCGACCAGGACGTGATTTACGTGATGAATTGCCAGCACCTTTATTGCGCAAAGACGTGTTAACTATGGAAGACTTAAAAGCCGGTATGGAGCTTGAAGGAACGGTACGTAACGTTGTGGATTTCGGAGCGTTTGTGGATATCGGAGTTAAGCAAGATGGGATGGTTCATATTTCTAAACTAAGCAATAAATTTATTAAACACCCAACAGATGCTGTTGCTGTAGGAGATGTTGTGACAGTCTGGGTTGATTCAATTGACTTAAAAAAAGGCCGAATCGCTTTAACGATGTTGCCTCCAGAAAAAAAATAA